In Portunus trituberculatus isolate SZX2019 chromosome 28, ASM1759143v1, whole genome shotgun sequence, the genomic stretch agacacgttttttttttttttttttttgccgttcgTGTCTTAGTCAACCTGGCGCGTGGTGTCCGGCGCTGATTGTTGCtttgaagggaaggagtgactCACTTATTTGGActtgccacctcctcctcctcctcctcctcctcctcctcctcctcctcctcttcctcttcctccttctcctcctcctcctcctcagccaccTACGCCGCCCCCCGCTGTTTCCACGCACGTTTTCTTTCAATACACGCTTGTGGTGAAAATAGAACGAGGAGGATAATCTACTTAATTGCtgccagtagtaatagtagtagtagtagtagtagtagtagtagtagtagtagtagtagtaaaggtgttggtggtggtagtggtggtagtagtggtagtagtagtaataaaggtggtggtgatggtagtagtagtagtagtagtagtagtagtagtagtagtagtagtagtagtagtagtagtagtagtagtagtagtagtagtagttgttgttgttgttgttgttctctctctctctctctctctctctctctctctctctctctctctctctctctctctctctctctctctctctctcaacaggtgaAAGGATAATTACCAATAACTTGttgagagactgactgacagggTACTGACATGACATGCTGGTAacaactgactctctctctctctctctctctctctctctctctctctctctctctctctctctctctctctctctctctctctgctttttttatattattccaAGCCATATTTTCAGTTTGAATTCCTGCTCTCCAAACACCTGTCttactcttcatcttcctcgcgccttgctcttcctcatccttgttGCCAGTAAAGACGATGTACCttatgcctgagagagagagagagagagagagagagagagagagagagagagagagagagagagagagagaccatacgcCCCGGAAGCATCTCAATATTGgagcgcatgtgtgtgtgtgtgtgtgtgtgtgtgtgtgtgtgtgtgtgtgtgtgtgtgtaagcaagaCGGTAATGTTTGTTATTCCCAGAGATAAACACGCTGACATTGGCGTGAACTTAAGGTACTGAATAATGGGGCTTTGGTAATGCTCGTCTGGGTAAACACGAGAGCAAGCAGGCTGGTAAGAAGCCCTGAGAGAGtctaggagggagagggaggagaagtgacagggagaaagagtgagaggttAATAATTGATAGCCCGTTACGCAGATCAGTGAGGGAAACCAGATGCGTGAGTCACTaatgctttttcttctcttttcatgactattttcaaaagccgtAGAGATTATTAGTCAAGTTTccatgtgtgtttatatttttttcataccgGTAGTAAAGAATTCTTGTTAGAATATCataaaagcacccttgaaaactccctGTAGCTTCCACTaaagtttaacccctttagtaccatgatgcgttctcatattcattctgtttactattagtgattttatacagcttcagaaactcatgtgggcggttgaaatagtgacgattctggccattaatcttctgacctccatagcctcttcataatgtaaataaaatcatctaatcatacccaaaactcatgttaaaaactgcgtcccagtattgaaggggttaagacgaaTGAAATATTTACAAACACACTCCACTGAACGACAAAACCTATGAGTAAgtcaggaaaggaaataaaaaggcaaGAAGGGAAAGGGGTGGATGAGTACattaaaacaaggaagaaagggacgAAGGGGCAAAGGAGGGGGAAGTGTGAGGGCATGGCACGGTGCGGGGGTTGCATGAGTCAGACACAAAAACTTGCTGGCTACCTAAATGTGCGAGTGAAGGTCGTGTGTAGGGAAGAACAACTGCTGCGCCACAATGCTACCGAGGAGTGCATGGAAAACTGATGGTGTGCCTGTCCTCTtgatattaatgagagagagagagagagagagagagagagagagagagagagagagtgtgtgtgtgtgtgtgtgtgtgtttaccaacAACAAATTTTCAAATGAATTTGTCTATACGtcttagtaaataaaaaaggaaatatttggCCGACtgacgaggaagaaggaagaagtgaatgtctttgcttttttgtgtttacctctctctctctctctctctctctctctctctctctctctctctctctctctctgaaaggtaAAGCGTGTTGAAAGACTGAATGACAACCTGGTGACGGAGATTACCTACTAAaaactcccactctctctttttccccttcagcCATGGGCACTCCAGGCTGGGTGCTGCTAGGACTGGCCACCATCGCCTACTTGATCCTCCTGGCAGTGTTCTACGATACCGTCAAACACGTCATCCAGCACTGCCACGTGCAACACAAGGAGACCACTGCTATTGTGTTGACAGTGTAcccggtgagtgtgtgtgtgtgtgtgtgtgtgtgtgtgtgtgtgtgtgtgtgtgtgtgtttgtatacaaGATCTGGTTCGTCTGGTTCTGTTTACgtatgtgtatttatctagtcttactctctctctctctctctctctctctctctctctctctctctctctctctctctctctctctctctaaccctcccattctcccttccctctaggTCCTCGGTCTCTGCAGTTACCTCGGTTTACTCTTCCAAAAAGCGAACTTATTTCTGGACGCCGCCGCTCAGCTTTGGTTCGCCTTCTGCATGTACCAGTTCTTCACTATGACCCTCAAGTACTTCGGGGGCGAGACTCGGTTCGTGACCAAAACTAGTGGTCTTGCGCTTCCCTGGAGGAGCCCGCCTTGCTGCTGCTGGCCGTGCTGCATCTTCCTGTGCCCAAAGGAAACTGTTAATAAGTGAGTGAGCAAGAGAGCAAGTGTCCCGTCCCTGGAAAATAAGGAGTGTTTTGATAAGGATAAGGATGCTGAAGAATTATTGGTTAGGGAGGTATAGGAATAATAGGATATGTAAATAAGGATGCgtaaaagaaaatggtgttGCTAGttgttcttccttattttttgtggGAATATCAATGATGTGATTCATTCCCCTCTTGTAATTAATAGATACCCAATCCcacttcaaaatttcagctgATATTCTCACTCTTTCAGTTAATTTGAATCTTCACGATATTTTAGCAGCATGAAGGTTCTTGTAGATTAGTTTTTCCTCTTGTCAGGGTCGCGTATATGTAGGCAGCTTAATTGATTTTCTTCTCGTGTCATTTGCTTAGTATCAGGTGACAATTGGCTGTCTTTATATGTCTGTGCTTTCCTTCCAGGCGACAGATCCGCTTCgtaaagatcttggtgttgcaGCATCAGTGGGTTCAGCTGGTGCTCTCCATTATTGGCCTCACGATGTGGCTGGAAGGATGGTTAGTGTTGCTAatagtttttccttccttcaccagtgtcttctctctaccttttatccatttatatatatatatatatatatatatatatatatatatatatatatatatatatatatatatatatatatatatatatatatatatatatatatatatatatatatatatatatatatatatatatatatatatatatatatatatatatatatatatatatatatatatatatatatatatatatatatatatatatatatatatatatatatatatatatatatatatatatatatatatttgtaccaTTTCCTCAAAGTCTCTCCTTGCTGTCATCTATTTATGCATTCTTTGGTTATCAGAAGTTATAATTCTTACTTTATGTGACTGTGTATTCCTGTGCACTTACTTATACATGTATCTATCGTTTCCTCAGGTACGTAAACATGAGCGTGAAGCCAGATAACGCATACATCTACTTGTACATCATCTCCaccgtctccttctcctttggACTTTGGGGCTTCATCGTGGGCTTCAAGGCGTCCCTGCGGCAGCTTCAGGAGTTCCATTACACCCCCAAGATCGTCACGTTTCAACTGTGTCTCGTGTTTCTGCGCCTCCAAACTCTGATCGTTAATTCCATCCTGGTACCGACGGGCGCCATCCCCTGCCtgccacccctctcccctcgtgTCTTTGCCAATGGTATGTACTATGAAGGGATTTCCGTGTGTTTCCACCATATTGTGTTCCTGAAGTATATCCTTGTTTCTTTACGTATAGCTCtagtttattttgttatcttCTATTTGGTTTAGTTTGTATTTAGCTGTATTTTAGTTATTTGCTATTAATCCCGTCACCGATCATTAGCGATTTTATTTTTAGCTAGTTAGACAATTAGTTATTTTCATTTAGTTGTAGTTAAGTATCTTGTTTAACTTGATTTTGTGACCATGCACCACTAACGTCTAGATCAGCATACCTACACACAAGtagacttgacttcatttaattaagagggaggtttcaaaacatttatctccttttggGGGGactaactctttcggacctgcaaaGAAACTGTcaactaagtgggctttttttttttttttatctatgttgcccttagccagttttccctcttacataaaacaagacaccactaccatcgccaTCTCACTATCTCACCATCTCACCACAACCATAATTTTTGCAGTCATCCTCAACTCTCTTCTGCTGGGACAACTTTTGATCCTGGTGATCGTAGCCCGGCACTACTACAAGCTACCGACACCCCTGATGGTGACTCTCTCCCCTGACGGCGTggtggaggatgaaaagaaacaggtccccctcaaagaaaacggaaacttTAAGGGAGTTAAGGTGGAGGGAGCGAAGGAAGGTGGGCCGCTTGTAGTGCAGAAGAATGGCTTGATTGAAAAGACTACAGAGTGATAAGATTCTTGAGTTATCTGgtgatttttgttgtatttattgttgtactctctctctctctctctctctctctctctctctctctctctctctctctctctctctctctctctctctctctctctccccttttcctctttctttgtgttctattATACTAGTAATGTGTTCattccaacacaacacacacacacacgcacacgcacacacacacacacacacacacacacacacacacacacacacacacgcgcgcgcgcgcgcgaccgaggtgaatcacacacaccttGCCATTTCTTATATAGATACATATAGGTCACAGAAGTAGTTTTAAATTATCAAAAATCATTTATAACTTTATAAGAGAAATTTTTGTATAGGTACTTATTTTTTGCACGTTTTGTTTATAATGTATAATGTTTACACTAATTTTTGTATGAAATCTTGTCTGCTGTGATTTTATGTTATTGTAATCATATACATATGACATGTGTTTTGAATTCTGTAATGAGAATTATAATTTTggattaaataaaacaaaagttaCACACGCCTTTAGTTAAGGACTATCCTATAGTAGTGTAGTACTACGTTAATTATCTCTCAGGTTACAGTAGTAGCTTCTTGCACTGAGAAGTAATTAACTATACCAAATGAGTGAAATGCTTAGCGTCTTATAGGGAGGGGTCAAGTGAGGGTTTGAACGAAGTGTCAGAGATACTATATAATTCATTGATCcttgagggaggggaagaggtgagtgtgtggtgtatttacctagttgtatttacctagttatagttttacagggcctgggctttacgctcgtgtggccccgtctccatatctacacttatccaatttttctttaaaactatgcacactcgttgctgacaccacttcttcactcaaactgttccacgtctcaacacatctttgtgggaaactatatttcttaacatctctcagacatcttcctttctcaactttttactatgcgatattgtgcttcgaatgtcatattcttctctcaggatcagtttctcattatccacttggtccattccgttgatcaatttataaacttgtatcagatcccctctctcccttctctgttccagggttggtagatctatagcctttagtctctcctcatatgtcatcccttcaaattctggaaccattcttgtagccattttttgtagtctccaactttcttatgtgtttctttttatgaggggtccacactactcctacatattccaatctgggtcttattatagtacttatcaatttcttcatcatttctttgtccatgtaatgaaatgctactccaatattctttagcaaattatatgtctctgaaaattctatcaatatggcttaccggttgattgttttcttccatcgtcactcctaagtccctttcctttttttactttctacagTTCTACTCCAcattgtccacattgaattccatttcccacttgtgtgtgtgtgtgtgtgtgtgtgtgtgtgtgtgtgtgtgtgtgtgtgtgattcactacgGTCGctttctggtcacccagccagcctttactctatacggaaagagctcagctcatagaccgatcatcgggtaggaccacaccacacaccatatacCGGGACACCGAGGCTACAACCCATCGAATTACGtctcgtacctacttgctgctatgTTAATAGCGGCTACACATCCATTTGTCTCaccgcgcccgggactcgaacccgcaTGTGTATTTTACTTAGtagttatatttacctagttgtgccTTACAGGAAAGAGCAATATGTtcgtgctgtcctgtctctgtacctatatgtgtgtgtgtgtgtgtgtgtgtgtgtgtgtgtattttaccaatgtcgtctgctggtcacccagccagccttccccaatacggagcgagctcagagctcatagaccgatcttcaggtaggacttatcgagtgtgtgtgtcccaggGCGAGGCCTGCCATTGCACTCCGGCAGTTCTGACCCCTGCGATTAACCCAAATGTGGTTAACTCGAGGGATAAATTTTTGTTAGTGGGGATTGCGTTCGCGTTTGCGTTCGCGCattgtaattcactgtttgatctgctgcagtctctgacgaggcagccagacgttaccctacggaacgagctcagagctcattatttccgatcttgggtaggcctgagaccaggcacacaccacataccgggacaacaaggtcacaactcctcgatttacatcccgtacctactcactgctaggtgaacaggggctacacgtcaaaggagacacacccaaatatctccacccggccggggaatcgaaccccggtcgtctggcttgtgaagtcagcgctctaatgagtctaaccactgagctaccgggccgtgtgtgtgtgtgtgtgtgtgtgtgtgtgtgtgtgtaattcacctcggtcgtctgctggtcacccagccagtcttccccatttcggagcgagctcagagctcatagaccgatcttcgggtaggactgagaccacaacacactccacacaccgggaaagcgaggccacaacccatcgagttacatcccgtacctattttgctaagtgaacaggggccacacattaagagggttgcccatttgcctcgccgcttcccgggactcaaccctctcaattgtgagtcgagcgtgctaaccaagatgtattagactaagtcTAATACATGtacaagatgtattagactaagtctaatacatcttggtgctaaccactacactacgcggtgtgtgtgtgtgtgtgtgtgtgtgtcacacataAAAGCTATTAGTTGAAATGTTCATCATTGTGCATGATCTCTGCATATTTTGAGTATATTTTAATGTCGAAAATTATTTGATATTATGcgctgtacagtacatattcCTGTGAGTGTATAGCACCGAAGAAAAACGAACACCGAAGCTGTCTCTGCTGACTAAATTTTGGCGCGCAACGGCGAAAGTAAAGTatcgagggaaaaaaataatctaatGTCTCTTGCAATAAAACACAACTTCACTGATATCCAATCACATTGCCATTAGATTCTAATTCCAAAAGAGTAATACAACACAAAAACTGAGCGAATAAGTAGGTTAGTATGCCAGTAAGGACATAATTTTCAGATCAGCTGAGGCCCGAAGACGAAGTTGACTtgacggtggtggcggtgcggcGCTGGTCGGCAACTGAGGTGTTTGTTATGgtctgtgtttaggtgtgtttgttgtggtgggCAGCGAAATAATCAAGGAAAGGTAAGTTTATCTGTATTGTTAAGTAAATTCATAAATAGTTAATGTGTATGAGTGTTGCTGATGCCTAAAGGTAGCAAATATACCAGCCTGTGTTGTGTGGGTgatgtggtgtttgttgttgctggcAGTAAACTCGTGCGGGAAGTGTCAAGGAAATCAACAACTTGCCAATGTTACTAATGTTTCTGATGCTTGATTCTAAAATATTGAAGTGTGTGTTGATTCTGTATAAGGAATTATTTGTAATACATCCGCgttccccacccctccctccttccctaaaCAACCTTGGGGCATGTGGGAATCGGGACTTCTAGGTGGGGGCGAGAAATCAGCGAAAAAtggataacataacataacataaataataggataacaaagggccaccagggcccatctaggttatcctgtatcagtcgcacagcgacctcgtcatcagtacttaaagatacacttacaagtacacaatacattatatactaattctaaatatttggcccattaacagggctaagtcctgcagcgaaatcctctacaatttgtggtccccatacatggggatcatgtcttgtttaactatagtaaatttcttataaaactatcatgcagtgctatacataattataaatctaataaatttaagtgcttatctaatctgtttttaaacattgtcaaactagtgctatttacaaccgtctctggcaatgcattccagaagtctaccaccctatgactaaagaaatattttcttatatctaacctgcagccttgctttctaatcttcctgccatgatttctagtcctacttcctcctctaaggtaaagaaagatctcacatctatgtagtttgtatctgagaacattttaaataactctatcatatcccctcttatacatctcctctcaaatgaaaacatgtttaattcctttaatctatctctatactccaggcacttcaaagctggtatcatcctagttgctcttctctgaactgcttctaacatgttgatatcctgcctatagtggggtgaccaggcctgtatgcaatactctaaatggggcctaacataggaattatataagctacgcaccacttccttacttttataactaacatttctatttataaaacccaggatcctatttgccctatttcttgcttctaaacattgctttgaaaatttcatagtcctgtctatcactactcctaaatcctttctttccttcctctactgcctctagccaacatccctccatctcatagttaaagtttgtgttgtctttacctaaatgcataacctgacactttttagaattaaactccatctgccacctgtctgc encodes the following:
- the LOC123510013 gene encoding organic solute transporter subunit alpha-like isoform X1, which encodes MELTRSTEGLQSTLAAANLSEVVMMGCTQEVLDFEPSCMEFLEAMGTPGWVLLGLATIAYLILLAVFYDTVKHVIQHCHVQHKETTAIVLTVYPVLGLCSYLGLLFQKANLFLDAAAQLWFAFCMYQFFTMTLKYFGGETRFVTKTSGLALPWRSPPCCCWPCCIFLCPKETVNKRQIRFVKILVLQHQWVQLVLSIIGLTMWLEGWYVNMSVKPDNAYIYLYIISTVSFSFGLWGFIVGFKASLRQLQEFHYTPKIVTFQLCLVFLRLQTLIVNSILVPTGAIPCLPPLSPRVFANVILNSLLLGQLLILVIVARHYYKLPTPLMVTLSPDGVVEDEKKQVPLKENGNFKGVKVEGAKEGGPLVVQKNGLIEKTTE
- the LOC123510013 gene encoding organic solute transporter subunit alpha-like isoform X2, encoding MGTPGWVLLGLATIAYLILLAVFYDTVKHVIQHCHVQHKETTAIVLTVYPVLGLCSYLGLLFQKANLFLDAAAQLWFAFCMYQFFTMTLKYFGGETRFVTKTSGLALPWRSPPCCCWPCCIFLCPKETVNKRQIRFVKILVLQHQWVQLVLSIIGLTMWLEGWYVNMSVKPDNAYIYLYIISTVSFSFGLWGFIVGFKASLRQLQEFHYTPKIVTFQLCLVFLRLQTLIVNSILVPTGAIPCLPPLSPRVFANVILNSLLLGQLLILVIVARHYYKLPTPLMVTLSPDGVVEDEKKQVPLKENGNFKGVKVEGAKEGGPLVVQKNGLIEKTTE